The Winogradskyella schleiferi genome has a window encoding:
- a CDS encoding PorP/SprF family type IX secretion system membrane protein: MKLKKYWLVAFLAFLANFSFAQEGIPIYSDYLTDNYYLIHPSMAGVANCAKIRLTARQQWFGIDDAPSVQTLSMNGRIGDSPVGIGGILFNDANGYHSTVGGYATFAYHLMFSRNEIDLNMLSFGLSAGFLQYKLDETSWLVPGAPFDEAVLGIEQSATNFNIDFGFSYHFIDFYAHFTAKNILDNSGINFNRNGDFEFKNLRTYLLSSGYTFNKFGSDWSYEPSIMYMYRDATKESSIDINAKVYREMDFGKVWGGLSYRRSLDGAEFQDGTGVSSQKLQYITPFLGIDYKNFVFAYTYSYQANTVNFNTGGFHQLTLGFNFNCRREKYECNCPAVN; encoded by the coding sequence ATGAAATTAAAAAAGTATTGGTTAGTAGCATTTCTAGCTTTTTTGGCAAATTTTAGTTTTGCCCAAGAAGGTATTCCTATTTATTCGGATTATTTAACAGATAATTATTATTTAATCCACCCATCTATGGCAGGTGTTGCGAATTGTGCCAAAATAAGATTAACCGCAAGACAACAATGGTTTGGCATTGATGATGCCCCAAGTGTGCAGACTTTGAGCATGAATGGAAGAATAGGTGACTCTCCTGTAGGAATTGGAGGTATTCTTTTTAATGATGCCAATGGTTACCATTCTACAGTTGGAGGCTATGCAACTTTTGCCTATCATTTAATGTTTTCGAGAAATGAGATAGATTTAAATATGCTATCTTTTGGTTTAAGTGCTGGATTTCTGCAGTATAAGCTCGATGAAACAAGTTGGTTGGTTCCTGGAGCACCTTTTGACGAAGCTGTATTAGGTATAGAACAAAGTGCCACAAATTTTAATATCGATTTTGGATTTTCATATCATTTTATAGATTTTTATGCGCATTTTACTGCTAAGAATATTTTAGACAATTCTGGAATAAATTTTAATAGAAACGGAGATTTCGAATTTAAAAATTTGAGAACCTATTTGTTATCTTCGGGCTATACGTTTAATAAATTTGGTAGTGACTGGAGTTACGAACCTTCAATAATGTATATGTATAGAGATGCAACTAAAGAATCTTCAATTGATATAAATGCTAAAGTTTACAGAGAAATGGATTTTGGTAAAGTTTGGGGAGGTTTATCATATAGACGTAGTTTAGATGGTGCGGAATTTCAGGATGGTACAGGCGTAAGTAGTCAAAAATTACAATATATTACACCATTTTTAGGAATTGATTATAAGAATTTTGTCTTTGCCTATACGTATTCTTATCAGGCAAATACCGTGAATTTTAACACAGGTGGTTTCCATCAATTAACGCTTGGTTTCAACTTTAATTGTAGAAGAGAGAAATATGAATGTAACTGTCCTGCGGTGAATTAA
- a CDS encoding vWA domain-containing protein, whose translation MKPQLKPLVIALGLSTLLACNANNKKSNISNELIAETVIETTSKAEKPEIKVALLLDTSNSMDGLIDQAKAQLWKIVNELSYAKCEDESPNLRIALYEYGNDNLNAEEGYVKQVIAFSDDLDEISKSLFSLTTNGGNEYCGKVIQTALKQLEWGNSIDDLKLIFIAGNEPYSQGTVNYKDVSKLAHQKDVTVNTIFCGDYNQGVSTQWKDGADLTHGNYMAINHNEATVHVASPYDDKILELNEKLNKTYVAYGSAGRKKIEMQAEQDYNAMSYNKANAVSRTVSKSSRLYKNSSWDLVDAEEEASFSYEDLKESELPKELKGKTKAEIKSYVERKRKAREKLQDEIEAQNLKRRDYVAKQNNDSTNNLESAMLEALRTQAEKKNYKWE comes from the coding sequence ATGAAACCACAATTGAAACCCTTAGTCATCGCATTGGGCTTAAGCACCTTATTGGCTTGCAATGCGAATAATAAAAAATCGAATATATCAAACGAATTGATTGCTGAAACTGTAATTGAAACCACATCTAAAGCTGAAAAACCTGAAATTAAAGTCGCCTTATTACTAGACACCAGTAATAGTATGGATGGTTTAATAGACCAAGCTAAAGCACAACTTTGGAAGATTGTAAATGAACTCTCTTACGCAAAATGCGAAGACGAAAGTCCTAACCTTAGAATCGCCCTCTACGAATATGGAAATGATAATCTTAATGCAGAAGAAGGTTATGTAAAACAAGTGATTGCTTTTAGTGATGATTTGGATGAAATTTCAAAATCCTTATTCTCGCTAACTACAAATGGTGGTAATGAATACTGCGGAAAAGTAATTCAAACTGCTCTCAAGCAATTAGAATGGGGAAACAGTATAGACGATTTAAAACTTATTTTCATCGCTGGAAATGAACCTTATTCACAAGGCACTGTGAATTACAAGGATGTCTCTAAATTAGCGCATCAAAAAGATGTAACGGTCAACACTATTTTTTGTGGTGATTACAATCAAGGTGTTTCAACCCAATGGAAAGATGGAGCCGATTTAACACATGGGAATTATATGGCGATTAATCATAATGAGGCAACGGTACATGTAGCGTCACCCTATGACGATAAAATTTTAGAGTTGAATGAAAAATTGAATAAAACTTACGTAGCCTACGGCAGTGCTGGCAGAAAAAAAATAGAAATGCAAGCCGAACAAGATTACAATGCTATGAGTTATAATAAAGCGAATGCCGTTAGTAGAACGGTCAGTAAAAGTTCAAGATTGTATAAGAATAGTTCTTGGGATTTGGTAGATGCTGAAGAAGAAGCTAGTTTTTCTTATGAAGATTTAAAGGAAAGCGAATTGCCTAAGGAATTGAAAGGAAAGACTAAGGCTGAAATAAAATCTTATGTTGAAAGAAAACGTAAAGCTCGTGAAAAACTTCAAGATGAAATTGAAGCACAAAATCTAAAACGTCGGGATTATGTGGCTAAACAAAACAATGATTCCACAAATAACTTAGAAAGCGCTATGCTTGAAGCCTTAAGAACTCAGGCCGAAAAGAAAAATTACAAGTGGGAATAA
- a CDS encoding SIMPL domain-containing protein, whose translation MKTTLLAFVLLLFNMNLSAQHRGNYNQITQDISRQNILSSGNAQIYNPTVQQQINKTLYPSNVLTVDVKALQNAGATTYTAIFNVSQIGPSAEKTNQLMKARMDSIKYRLNAKGITQKNIAIDVISFIPIYEVEVTKKLFSKTYTEVPKGFELQHNIHIQFTKTNQFESILEACAQSEVYNLVKVDYYIDNIQEVYKNLQDELLKLIDEKKAYYKALGFNMTDYDVAIADDKYCYFPKDFYQSYQAYNSTSVEALEKNKGITTVKKQTSYYYQPLTYENYDVVVNPYILEPVVQIGMNIKLVFTPKPKEKKPTPIVETKIDHKYYVISPNGTIDVKELNTK comes from the coding sequence ATGAAAACAACCCTTCTAGCATTTGTGCTTTTATTATTTAATATGAATCTTTCTGCACAACACCGTGGCAATTACAATCAGATTACGCAAGATATTTCAAGACAAAATATTCTAAGCTCTGGTAATGCCCAAATTTATAATCCAACCGTTCAGCAACAAATCAACAAAACGCTCTATCCAAGTAATGTATTGACCGTTGATGTGAAAGCGCTTCAAAATGCTGGTGCCACAACATATACTGCCATTTTCAATGTGTCTCAAATTGGCCCTTCAGCTGAAAAAACAAATCAGTTGATGAAAGCACGTATGGACAGTATTAAATACCGTCTGAATGCTAAAGGCATCACTCAAAAAAATATAGCGATTGATGTGATTTCTTTTATTCCTATTTATGAAGTTGAAGTTACCAAGAAATTATTTAGCAAAACCTATACTGAAGTACCTAAAGGATTTGAATTACAACACAATATCCATATTCAATTTACTAAGACCAATCAGTTTGAATCCATTTTGGAAGCATGTGCTCAAAGTGAAGTTTACAACTTAGTTAAGGTCGATTATTATATTGACAACATACAGGAAGTTTACAAAAATCTTCAAGACGAATTATTGAAACTTATAGATGAGAAAAAAGCATATTATAAAGCTTTAGGTTTTAATATGACTGATTACGATGTTGCTATTGCAGATGATAAATACTGTTATTTCCCAAAAGATTTTTACCAAAGCTACCAGGCTTACAATAGCACGTCGGTTGAAGCCTTAGAGAAAAATAAAGGCATAACTACGGTAAAAAAACAGACGTCTTACTATTATCAACCTTTGACTTATGAAAATTATGATGTAGTGGTTAATCCGTACATCTTAGAACCTGTGGTTCAAATTGGTATGAATATAAAATTAGTTTTTACACCGAAACCAAAAGAGAAAAAACCAACACCTATTGTTGAAACTAAAATTGACCACAAATATTATGTGATATCTCCTAATGGAACTATTGATGTTAAAGAATTGAATACGAAATAA
- a CDS encoding tetratricopeptide repeat-containing sensor histidine kinase translates to MRVSKPYCFLLLFFLIGFLSYGQQNDLNRRVDEAEFNIRGSVYEENTFKPYKGVEILVNGGRYTRTNLDGSFNIKARIGDELIISHDEFETIYYTVVSNERITIKVKDSEQSGFRSRKDGDFKRFNEMIDSADVYLKKDAEKSIKFIGDALDVDINTAQSAEAHALLGDIYRYWKQYDLAISAYKISIQNQNTASAQLKLARAYLNNTDFDTSLATYKAIEEQSLSNYDKTILYEGMGDAFVKLKDFPKAIEAYEKGLEVARKHLIAPKVTDLNSKMAQVFSDQGQTNKAKTYFSNSLNLAEKENKKRAVEEQVKVAEFNSANADYEDEIVLRKQAIEGIKDIEKDSVIANESPITTQKQNYKIGTAYLLKNELDNAIPYFEKSIEEASEKDDLEVKKDATRKLSDVLIEIGETKKGYEMLAEHITTVDELYAKKIQEISQVARFSRNIAEQQNRITSLESDRALSKSTYELTQERNKSQQLIIYSLIGGLVLLLITGFLMFKYIKQQRLANNLLALKSLRSQMNPHFIFNALNSVNTFIATNDERTANKYLTDFSQLMRAVLENSEEDFIPLKKEIELLNLYTKLEHFRFQDKFDYSIDVDETIDVEEFQIPPMLLQPYIENAVWHGLRYKTEKGHLKINIRPKSKDEITITIADDGIGRVRSKALKTDHQKKQNSKGMNNIKKRVAILNEMYKDKVDVTIANFQDLEDAGTKVVVTLKKD, encoded by the coding sequence GTGAGAGTTTCTAAACCATATTGTTTTTTACTTCTATTTTTCTTAATAGGATTTTTATCCTATGGACAGCAAAATGACTTAAATAGAAGAGTTGATGAAGCGGAATTTAATATCAGAGGTTCTGTATATGAAGAAAATACTTTTAAACCATACAAGGGTGTAGAGATTTTGGTAAATGGTGGGAGATATACAAGGACAAATTTAGATGGTTCTTTCAATATTAAAGCAAGAATTGGAGACGAACTTATTATAAGCCATGACGAATTTGAAACTATATATTATACCGTAGTTTCTAATGAACGCATAACGATAAAGGTCAAGGATTCTGAGCAATCTGGTTTTCGTTCTCGTAAAGATGGCGATTTTAAACGTTTCAATGAGATGATAGATTCTGCAGATGTCTATCTCAAAAAAGATGCTGAGAAGAGCATAAAATTTATTGGTGATGCTTTAGATGTGGATATAAATACCGCACAAAGCGCCGAAGCGCATGCATTATTAGGTGATATCTACAGGTATTGGAAACAGTACGATTTAGCAATTTCAGCCTATAAAATTAGCATCCAAAACCAGAATACGGCTTCAGCACAACTCAAATTGGCACGTGCTTATCTTAACAATACTGATTTTGATACCAGTCTGGCGACCTACAAAGCTATAGAAGAACAGTCCTTATCTAATTACGACAAAACCATTTTATATGAAGGAATGGGTGATGCCTTTGTGAAATTGAAAGATTTCCCCAAAGCGATAGAAGCTTATGAAAAGGGATTGGAAGTAGCAAGAAAACACTTAATAGCACCAAAAGTTACGGATTTAAATTCTAAAATGGCACAGGTCTTTAGCGATCAAGGACAAACAAATAAGGCAAAAACCTATTTTAGTAATTCTTTGAATTTAGCCGAAAAAGAAAATAAAAAACGAGCTGTTGAAGAACAAGTAAAAGTAGCGGAATTCAATAGTGCCAATGCAGATTACGAAGATGAAATTGTATTACGAAAGCAGGCTATTGAAGGTATAAAAGACATTGAAAAAGATTCTGTTATTGCCAATGAAAGTCCTATTACTACACAAAAACAGAATTACAAAATTGGAACGGCATACTTACTTAAAAACGAATTAGATAATGCTATTCCCTATTTTGAAAAAAGTATTGAGGAAGCCAGTGAAAAGGACGATTTAGAAGTTAAAAAAGATGCGACTAGAAAACTATCCGACGTTTTAATTGAAATAGGGGAAACCAAAAAAGGTTACGAAATGTTAGCGGAACATATTACTACGGTTGACGAATTATATGCTAAAAAGATCCAAGAAATATCACAAGTAGCACGTTTTAGTAGGAATATTGCAGAGCAGCAAAACCGAATCACAAGTTTAGAAAGTGATAGAGCTTTATCAAAAAGCACTTATGAATTAACCCAAGAGCGAAACAAAAGCCAACAACTCATCATTTATTCGTTAATAGGAGGTTTAGTGTTGCTTTTAATTACGGGTTTTTTAATGTTTAAATATATAAAGCAACAACGTTTGGCAAATAATTTATTGGCTTTAAAATCCTTGCGAAGCCAAATGAATCCGCATTTTATTTTTAATGCACTGAATTCGGTAAACACCTTTATTGCCACCAATGATGAACGTACAGCAAACAAATATTTGACTGATTTTTCACAGTTAATGCGAGCGGTTTTAGAGAATAGTGAAGAAGACTTTATTCCGTTGAAAAAAGAAATAGAACTGTTGAATTTATACACCAAGCTCGAGCATTTTAGATTTCAGGATAAGTTTGACTACTCTATAGATGTGGATGAGACCATTGATGTTGAAGAATTTCAGATTCCACCAATGTTATTGCAGCCTTATATTGAAAATGCGGTTTGGCATGGCTTGCGATATAAAACGGAAAAGGGCCATTTGAAGATCAATATTCGGCCAAAATCCAAAGATGAAATTACCATTACCATTGCAGATGATGGCATTGGAAGAGTACGTTCTAAAGCTTTAAAAACAGATCATCAGAAAAAGCAGAATTCAAAAGGGATGAACAACATAAAAAAACGTGTCGCTATTTTGAATGAAATGTATAAGGATAAAGTGGATGTTACGATTGCCAATTTTCAGGATTTGGAAGATGCAGGAACAAAGGTAGTGGTGACTTTAAAAAAGGATTAA
- a CDS encoding LytR/AlgR family response regulator transcription factor translates to MKLNAIIVEDEENSRIILRNYLTKYCPNISILGEAVNVDEALILIRNNDLDVVFLDVEMPYGNAFDLLDKVGDINFETIFVTAYNHYAIDALNAHASYYLMKPISIDELIKGVDYVTEIRTKEEALQDQVLVPKTNSVNGKITIPQQDGFEVIETADIMYCKADDNYTEIFLNNNKKKLVSKTLKYIEESLKDANFARVHKSYLVNVNEIIKYVKGKGGSVVLSNGKEIVVSASKKSDLLSYFK, encoded by the coding sequence ATGAAACTAAACGCAATCATAGTAGAAGACGAAGAAAACAGCAGAATAATTCTAAGAAATTATTTGACGAAGTACTGTCCAAATATCTCAATTTTAGGCGAAGCTGTCAATGTTGATGAAGCCTTGATTTTAATCAGAAACAATGATCTGGATGTGGTGTTTTTAGATGTAGAAATGCCTTATGGTAATGCGTTTGATTTGTTGGATAAGGTTGGTGATATTAATTTTGAAACCATATTTGTGACCGCTTATAATCATTACGCGATAGATGCTTTAAATGCACATGCGTCCTATTACTTAATGAAACCGATATCTATTGATGAATTGATAAAAGGTGTGGATTATGTCACAGAAATTAGAACGAAGGAAGAGGCACTTCAAGACCAAGTCTTAGTGCCAAAGACTAATTCCGTAAATGGCAAAATTACCATTCCGCAGCAGGATGGTTTTGAAGTTATAGAAACAGCAGATATCATGTATTGTAAAGCCGATGATAACTATACCGAAATTTTCCTGAACAATAACAAGAAGAAACTCGTCAGTAAAACTTTAAAATATATTGAAGAAAGTTTGAAGGATGCCAACTTTGCGAGAGTCCACAAAAGCTATTTGGTTAATGTCAATGAAATTATAAAGTACGTAAAAGGTAAAGGAGGAAGCGTGGTGTTAAGTAATGGAAAGGAAATCGTGGTATCTGCTTCTAAAAAATCTGATTTATTGTCTTATTTTAAATAA
- a CDS encoding DUF2797 domain-containing protein, with protein sequence MVYSGVLTKMQTEFLEPIQYYLVFENDFIHMNQLLNKPIHMKLVGHQCLSCGLDRPIYRQGFCKTCFFDKPFAGDWIMRPELSTAHLGKEDRDLDYEKKVQLQPHIVYLANSSNVKVGVTRKSQIPTRWIDQGAHEAVEIVEVPNRYLAGITEVALKDHVADKTNWRTMLKNDIKDEDLLEWRRNLKTYIPEEAQPYFIENNSETHLHFPVEHYPEKPKSLNLNKTPSYSGKLVGIKGQYLIFEDNTVFNVRANEGVVVELQL encoded by the coding sequence ATGGTTTACTCAGGAGTCCTCACAAAAATGCAAACAGAATTTTTAGAGCCCATTCAATATTATTTGGTCTTTGAAAATGATTTTATTCATATGAATCAATTACTGAATAAACCTATTCATATGAAACTTGTTGGTCATCAATGTTTAAGCTGTGGGTTAGATAGACCTATTTATCGTCAAGGCTTTTGTAAAACCTGTTTTTTTGATAAACCATTCGCAGGCGATTGGATTATGCGACCAGAGTTAAGTACGGCACACTTAGGTAAGGAAGACAGAGACTTAGATTACGAAAAGAAAGTGCAATTACAACCGCATATTGTTTATTTAGCGAATTCAAGTAATGTAAAAGTAGGCGTGACCAGAAAAAGCCAAATCCCAACACGATGGATAGATCAAGGTGCACACGAAGCTGTTGAAATTGTTGAAGTTCCCAATCGTTATTTAGCCGGAATCACGGAAGTCGCTCTAAAAGATCACGTTGCTGATAAAACCAATTGGCGAACAATGTTGAAGAATGATATTAAGGACGAAGATTTATTGGAGTGGCGCAGAAATTTAAAAACCTATATTCCAGAAGAAGCCCAACCTTATTTTATTGAAAACAATTCGGAAACGCATCTTCATTTTCCTGTGGAACATTACCCTGAAAAACCTAAAAGCCTTAACCTTAATAAAACACCTAGCTACTCCGGAAAATTAGTGGGTATAAAAGGCCAGTACCTCATTTTTGAAGATAATACGGTTTTTAATGTGAGAGCCAATGAAGGTGTGGTCGTGGAATTGCAGTTATAA
- a CDS encoding GH3 auxin-responsive promoter family protein translates to MPIPIVNSIASWFLKKRFHQIELFLKYPNEVQNELLFSLLKVAKDTEVGRKYNFDSIKTYRAFNERIPIVNYEEFQPLIERSRGGEHNIFWPSPIKWFAKSSGTTNAKSKFIPVSYESLEDCHYAASKDLLCMYLNNNEDAQLFTGKSLRLGGSKELYRENGTAFGDLSAILIDNMPFWAEYSSTPSNRVSLMSDWETKMQAVVEETIEENVTSLAGVPSWMLVLLNNVLEKTGKNNILEIWPNLEVYFHGGVSFNPYVEQYKAILPSDKFRYYETYNASEGFFAIQDQNSSSDLLLMLDYGIFYEFIPMDGYGTPQQTAIPLSEVQLNTNYAVVITTNAGLWRYKVGDTIRFVSLSPHRIKVTGRTKHHINAFGEELIIENAERALKNVCKRTSAEIVDYTAAPIFMEGKEKGAHEWIIEFKTPPENMAYFEELFDNALKSLNSDYEAKRFNNMTLNKPKIHSARANLFYDWLKENDKLGGQHKVPRLSNSRTYLEELLTLNAS, encoded by the coding sequence ATGCCAATTCCTATTGTAAATTCTATTGCTTCCTGGTTTTTGAAAAAACGATTCCATCAAATTGAATTGTTTTTAAAATATCCAAACGAAGTTCAAAATGAATTGCTTTTCAGCTTATTGAAAGTTGCAAAAGATACTGAGGTTGGTAGAAAATATAACTTCGATTCCATAAAAACCTATAGAGCGTTCAATGAACGAATTCCTATTGTAAACTATGAGGAATTTCAACCTTTAATAGAACGTTCACGAGGTGGTGAACATAATATATTTTGGCCAAGTCCAATAAAATGGTTTGCAAAATCTAGTGGAACGACTAATGCTAAGAGTAAATTTATTCCTGTAAGTTATGAATCCTTAGAGGATTGTCACTATGCGGCAAGTAAAGACTTACTTTGTATGTACTTAAACAATAATGAGGATGCACAATTGTTTACTGGCAAAAGTTTACGACTTGGCGGCAGTAAAGAATTGTACCGGGAAAATGGAACGGCATTTGGTGATTTAAGTGCTATTCTTATAGACAATATGCCATTTTGGGCAGAATATAGTAGTACGCCAAGCAACAGAGTATCGCTAATGAGCGATTGGGAAACCAAGATGCAAGCTGTTGTTGAAGAAACTATAGAGGAAAACGTAACGAGTTTGGCAGGTGTGCCATCTTGGATGTTAGTTTTGCTGAATAACGTATTGGAAAAAACAGGAAAGAATAATATACTTGAAATCTGGCCAAATCTTGAAGTTTATTTTCATGGAGGCGTAAGTTTTAATCCGTATGTTGAACAGTATAAGGCAATTTTACCATCCGATAAATTTAGGTATTACGAAACCTACAATGCCTCTGAAGGTTTTTTTGCTATTCAAGATCAAAATAGTTCCAGTGATTTATTGTTGATGTTAGATTATGGGATTTTCTATGAATTTATTCCTATGGATGGTTATGGAACGCCTCAGCAAACTGCCATTCCGTTGAGTGAGGTACAACTAAACACTAATTATGCAGTGGTAATTACAACTAATGCGGGATTATGGCGCTATAAAGTTGGTGACACCATTCGGTTTGTGAGTTTAAGTCCGCATCGCATTAAAGTTACAGGTCGAACCAAACATCATATCAATGCGTTTGGTGAAGAATTGATTATAGAAAATGCAGAAAGAGCATTGAAAAATGTATGCAAGCGTACGTCGGCTGAAATTGTAGATTATACGGCGGCTCCCATATTTATGGAGGGCAAGGAAAAAGGCGCACACGAATGGATTATTGAATTTAAAACACCTCCAGAAAATATGGCTTATTTTGAAGAGTTGTTCGACAATGCCTTAAAATCCTTAAACTCGGATTATGAAGCTAAGCGCTTTAATAACATGACTCTGAACAAACCGAAAATCCATAGTGCTAGAGCCAACTTATTTTACGATTGGTTAAAGGAAAATGATAAGCTTGGAGGCCAACATAAAGTACCGCGTTTATCCAATTCTAGAACTTACTTAGAGGAATTGTTAACTCTTAACGCCTCATAA
- a CDS encoding PD40 domain-containing protein, whose translation MKSTLQVLFALMFCAYSSYHKTDPKKPTEVDDLNKSGYAFDVNVVRINSDYSEFACSMFREKLVIVSSKTIGAIGPGIDSKTNEPFTDLYYLDIDKKGRFSRTSWFSRILNTKANEGQVAFSKDENTIYYTRSDRQHTSNYKLYKAELRKDTPGKWFDELELAISSDDYSVESPHVSADGKFLYFSSNMEGGFGGFDIYMARIHKDGGIGTPVNLGDTINSIEDEKYPFTSKDNKELYFSSTGHESIGGYDIFISNRLEGVYTAPRNLGRSVNSDKDEIAFVIIDDKNGVFSSNKAKKSNTYNMYHFEAKILYKELQGVITTKDHRILPNATVVLLNSAGEEIERQKTSIDASYHFQIKPFENYQIIAEKEGFEDFTLHLKPSAKSQNSVLKMTPKVEVSYN comes from the coding sequence ATGAAATCTACACTACAGGTGCTTTTCGCACTTATGTTTTGTGCCTACAGTTCGTACCACAAAACTGATCCAAAAAAACCAACTGAAGTTGATGATTTAAATAAAAGCGGTTATGCTTTTGATGTGAATGTCGTCCGAATAAATTCTGATTATTCGGAATTTGCCTGTTCCATGTTTAGAGAAAAACTTGTAATTGTATCTTCAAAAACCATTGGAGCGATTGGTCCAGGAATTGACTCAAAAACGAATGAACCTTTTACAGATCTATACTATTTAGACATTGATAAAAAAGGTCGTTTTTCTAGAACATCTTGGTTTAGCCGAATTTTAAATACCAAAGCAAATGAAGGTCAAGTGGCATTCTCTAAAGATGAAAACACTATTTACTACACGCGTAGCGATCGTCAGCATACATCAAACTATAAGTTGTATAAAGCGGAATTGAGAAAAGATACACCCGGAAAATGGTTCGATGAATTAGAACTGGCTATAAGCAGTGATGATTACTCCGTGGAAAGTCCACATGTTTCTGCAGATGGAAAGTTCTTATATTTTTCATCAAACATGGAGGGCGGTTTTGGAGGTTTTGATATTTATATGGCTAGAATCCATAAAGATGGAGGGATAGGAACTCCTGTTAATCTGGGCGACACAATCAATTCCATTGAAGACGAAAAATATCCATTCACTTCAAAGGACAACAAAGAATTGTACTTTTCTTCAACAGGACATGAGAGTATTGGTGGTTATGACATTTTTATCTCTAATCGATTAGAGGGTGTTTATACAGCACCGAGAAACTTAGGTAGATCTGTTAATTCAGATAAAGATGAAATTGCCTTTGTTATTATTGATGATAAAAACGGTGTTTTTTCTTCCAATAAAGCCAAGAAAAGTAATACTTATAATATGTATCATTTTGAAGCTAAAATACTGTACAAAGAACTACAAGGTGTAATTACTACAAAAGACCATAGAATCCTACCAAATGCAACCGTAGTATTGTTAAATAGCGCAGGAGAGGAAATTGAACGCCAAAAAACAAGTATAGATGCGTCTTATCATTTTCAAATAAAACCTTTTGAAAACTATCAAATTATTGCGGAAAAAGAAGGTTTTGAAGATTTTACATTACATCTAAAGCCTAGTGCAAAATCACAAAATTCAGTTCTAAAAATGACACCTAAAGTTGAAGTGAGTTATAATTAG